A stretch of the Rhizobium sullae genome encodes the following:
- a CDS encoding TadE/TadG family type IV pilus assembly protein → MLSRVIRQFWNDHHGYVIALTLIAMPLLLGFSLLVIDVGRSSNLHTDLQSAVDAMALAGARELDGRDDAIDRADAAIKKIANSAAFSGGGNGMSLGSYITVSYAPGNDAGSTVIVKYLKSIPDQDDDDIDLDTMEAENSNEASYAWVIAKEQAMQTIFPIPAGLTRDTVNVSADAVAVYRVSACDVTPLFICNPFEPGGNTSETASEDAAEALHTNFAAGNLYGVQIELHSTSASNPGPGNFGFLRTPLGNGASELAEALATGNPGTCYTRDSLDTETGAKAGPVEDGVNTRFGYYSSSFNKVRGNYRYRPAQNVRSAQTITGNGGKGCDTYDPVKFEDIVGDPAKALPLGYGAAMTSLSGGKISSGNNWQYTTYWNVAQGTAAPSTSTILSNHSSYPQQAAGTPSQPSAYDVYRYELTNPALISHASANGETGTPATGGQCYSGPSLADYTAAEYGDRREIFSAIVNCGYEHSVDHLNGRKATRAVAFARMFLTKPAIKDGSERYLSLEMIDITGKGGRGTLDEFLREEAELVR, encoded by the coding sequence ATGCTTAGCAGGGTTATCAGACAGTTCTGGAATGATCATCATGGCTACGTCATCGCCTTGACGCTTATCGCCATGCCGCTGCTTCTCGGCTTTTCGTTGCTGGTCATCGATGTAGGCCGCAGCAGCAATCTGCATACCGACCTGCAAAGCGCCGTCGATGCCATGGCGCTGGCCGGAGCCCGCGAACTCGACGGCCGCGACGATGCGATCGACCGGGCGGACGCGGCAATCAAGAAAATTGCCAACAGTGCAGCTTTTTCCGGTGGTGGGAACGGTATGTCGCTCGGCTCGTACATAACGGTGAGCTATGCCCCCGGAAACGATGCCGGGAGCACCGTTATTGTCAAATATCTCAAGAGCATACCGGATCAGGATGACGACGACATCGACCTTGATACGATGGAGGCGGAGAATTCCAACGAAGCCTCCTATGCCTGGGTCATCGCCAAAGAACAGGCGATGCAGACAATCTTCCCAATACCAGCGGGCCTTACACGTGACACAGTCAATGTCTCGGCGGATGCCGTGGCGGTCTACCGGGTGAGCGCCTGCGACGTGACGCCCCTGTTTATCTGCAATCCGTTCGAACCCGGTGGGAACACGAGCGAGACTGCAAGCGAAGATGCGGCAGAGGCCTTGCACACCAATTTTGCGGCCGGCAATCTCTATGGCGTGCAGATCGAGCTTCACAGCACTTCGGCGTCCAACCCCGGTCCCGGCAATTTCGGGTTTTTGCGAACTCCCTTGGGTAACGGGGCGTCCGAGCTGGCGGAGGCTCTTGCCACCGGCAATCCCGGTACCTGCTATACACGCGACAGCCTCGATACCGAGACCGGTGCAAAGGCGGGGCCGGTCGAAGACGGCGTGAATACGCGCTTCGGCTACTACTCCTCGTCGTTCAATAAAGTGCGGGGCAATTATCGCTATCGCCCAGCCCAAAACGTGCGCTCTGCTCAAACGATAACCGGAAATGGCGGCAAGGGATGCGATACGTACGATCCGGTAAAATTCGAAGACATTGTCGGCGATCCCGCCAAGGCTTTACCGCTAGGTTACGGAGCGGCCATGACCTCCCTCTCCGGCGGCAAGATCAGCAGCGGTAACAACTGGCAGTATACGACATACTGGAACGTTGCGCAGGGAACGGCCGCTCCCTCAACAAGCACGATCTTAAGCAACCACTCCAGTTATCCGCAGCAGGCAGCCGGTACGCCATCCCAGCCCTCCGCCTACGACGTCTACCGCTACGAGCTCACAAACCCGGCGCTCATCAGCCACGCCTCGGCGAACGGCGAGACGGGGACGCCTGCGACAGGCGGCCAGTGCTACAGCGGGCCAAGCCTCGCGGACTATACGGCGGCCGAATATGGCGATCGCCGCGAGATCTTCTCAGCCATCGTAAACTGCGGCTACGAGCATTCCGTTGACCATTTGAACGGCCGTAAGGCCACCCGCGCGGTCGCCTTTGCCCGGATGTTCCTGACCAAGCCGGCGATCAAAGATGGCAGTGAGCGATACCTCTCGCTCGAAATGATCGACATAACCGGCAAGGGCGGGCGCGGTACGCTCGATGAGTTTCTGCGCGAAGAAGCGGAACTAGTCCGATGA
- a CDS encoding type II and III secretion system protein family protein, with product MSRGKRGIARSSLAALVAVFSACVCWGPGFTGRADAQEKFVTLGGSVQQVTLPPNETLTLNTGQTFGDLVIGSADMIDVVPLSDRSLFIRAKQIGATNISVYDDSKRLLGVIDVRVASDFSEAALAIRSAAPRAQVRVFNSNDRIRLTGSVRDAVELQRVIEIAQSYSERPVLNQLKVSDSQQVMLEVRVIEASRQTGRDLGIGWSGRGNNGIGKATTSQGIGVDDGSLVRTLLDPKGAATGMQPFGQLIAKVLEISGGQIDVVINALEQKGVVRRLAQPNLIAMSGSTASFHAGGEVPILTTTTNGATVATQTDYRPFGVRLTFKPVVLDDGLINLQIEPEVSELDTSINVNGNPGFISRAASTTVALRDGQSFAMAGLLQSINAKDIQQLPGLGQIPILGALFRSTSFQKKESDLVIVVTPHIVRPASPGEDLYSPLDQTRSSNDAELFALGILEVDKDMLRRFRNGEGVKGPYGHRLDLDQGGQLAVAKR from the coding sequence ATGTCGAGGGGCAAGAGGGGAATCGCAAGGTCGAGCCTTGCGGCACTGGTCGCAGTGTTTTCGGCCTGTGTGTGCTGGGGGCCAGGCTTTACCGGGCGCGCCGACGCACAGGAAAAGTTCGTGACGCTCGGCGGCTCGGTCCAGCAGGTCACGCTGCCTCCAAACGAGACGCTGACGCTCAATACCGGCCAGACGTTTGGCGATCTCGTCATCGGCAGCGCCGATATGATCGACGTGGTGCCGCTGTCAGACCGGTCGCTGTTCATTCGCGCCAAGCAGATCGGCGCTACCAATATCTCGGTCTATGACGACAGCAAGAGACTGCTCGGCGTCATCGACGTCCGCGTCGCCAGCGATTTCAGCGAGGCGGCCCTCGCCATCCGCTCCGCCGCGCCCCGGGCTCAGGTCAGGGTGTTCAACTCCAATGATCGCATCCGCCTGACCGGCAGCGTACGTGATGCCGTGGAATTGCAGCGGGTGATTGAAATTGCCCAATCCTATTCCGAGCGACCGGTGCTAAACCAGCTCAAGGTCAGCGACAGCCAGCAGGTGATGCTGGAGGTCCGTGTCATCGAAGCCTCGCGCCAGACGGGCCGCGACCTCGGGATTGGTTGGTCCGGGCGAGGCAACAACGGCATCGGCAAGGCAACGACCAGCCAGGGCATCGGAGTGGACGACGGCAGCCTCGTCCGCACCCTGCTCGACCCCAAGGGCGCAGCGACGGGTATGCAGCCCTTCGGCCAACTAATCGCCAAGGTGCTGGAAATCTCGGGCGGCCAAATTGACGTAGTGATCAACGCGCTCGAGCAGAAAGGTGTGGTGCGCCGACTGGCGCAGCCGAACCTGATCGCCATGAGCGGCTCGACCGCCAGCTTCCATGCAGGCGGCGAAGTGCCGATCCTGACCACGACGACCAACGGCGCGACCGTCGCCACCCAGACCGACTATCGCCCCTTCGGCGTGCGGCTGACCTTCAAGCCGGTGGTTCTCGATGACGGCCTCATCAACCTGCAGATCGAGCCGGAAGTCTCCGAGCTTGACACATCGATCAACGTCAACGGCAATCCGGGCTTCATCTCGCGCGCTGCCAGCACCACGGTGGCGCTGCGCGACGGGCAGAGCTTCGCAATGGCGGGGCTTTTGCAGTCGATCAATGCCAAGGACATCCAGCAATTACCGGGTCTCGGGCAGATACCGATTCTCGGCGCGCTGTTCCGCTCGACGAGTTTCCAGAAAAAGGAATCCGACCTCGTCATCGTCGTCACCCCGCATATCGTGCGGCCGGCCTCGCCAGGCGAGGACCTCTACAGTCCGCTCGACCAGACACGTTCGTCGAACGACGCGGAGCTGTTCGCGCTCGGAATATTGGAAGTGGACAAGGACATGCTGCGGCGCTTTCGCAACGGCGAAGGTGTGAAGGGGCCCTATGGCCATCGTCTCGATCTGGACCAGGGAGGCCAACTTGCTGTTGCAAAAAGATAA
- the cpaB gene encoding Flp pilus assembly protein CpaB — protein sequence MRSSTIFSLVIAFVLAGAAVFGMREYLADQQARLLAMGRTKTQEKTLVVAAKPMRFGDRVRPENLKAIPWPSNETPTGSFASIETVVGDDAQPRYAMEAIDPGEPVLSSKITGAGERATLSAALDQGMKAVSIRVNDVLGVAGFVRPSDRVDVLLTRLVRDPAGNDQTFVDVLLQGVKVLAVDQTADERKDEPSVVKTVTFEVTTDEAQRLTLGATIGTLSLTLRNIASSSVEETRQITVADLGGGPTATELGKDLAKTPEREKQVEIVESKVEPALPIEPKWATVGVWNTTKREEHRVGLIQ from the coding sequence ATGCGTTCTTCAACGATTTTCAGTCTCGTTATTGCTTTCGTGCTCGCAGGAGCAGCGGTTTTCGGAATGCGCGAGTATCTCGCCGATCAGCAGGCCCGGCTCCTGGCGATGGGCCGCACCAAGACGCAGGAAAAAACGCTGGTTGTCGCCGCCAAGCCGATGCGCTTCGGCGACCGGGTGCGCCCCGAAAATCTCAAGGCCATCCCATGGCCCTCAAACGAAACGCCCACAGGCTCGTTCGCAAGCATCGAGACCGTAGTCGGCGACGATGCCCAGCCGCGCTATGCCATGGAGGCGATCGATCCGGGCGAGCCGGTTCTGTCCTCGAAGATCACCGGAGCCGGCGAGCGGGCCACGCTGTCGGCGGCGCTCGACCAGGGCATGAAGGCGGTTTCCATCCGCGTCAACGACGTGCTGGGGGTCGCCGGCTTTGTGCGGCCTTCGGATCGCGTCGATGTGCTTCTGACACGGCTCGTGCGTGACCCGGCCGGCAACGACCAAACCTTTGTCGACGTGCTGCTGCAGGGCGTGAAGGTGTTGGCCGTGGACCAGACCGCGGACGAGCGCAAGGACGAGCCTTCCGTCGTGAAAACCGTGACCTTCGAGGTGACGACCGACGAGGCGCAGCGTCTCACGCTCGGCGCCACAATCGGCACGCTGTCGCTGACGCTTCGCAACATCGCCTCGTCCTCCGTCGAAGAGACCCGGCAGATCACGGTCGCCGATCTCGGCGGTGGGCCGACGGCGACCGAACTCGGCAAGGATCTGGCGAAGACGCCGGAGCGCGAAAAACAAGTTGAGATTGTCGAAAGCAAGGTCGAACCGGCATTGCCGATTGAGCCAAAGTGGGCGACTGTGGGCGTCTGGAACACGACCAAGCGCGAGGAGCACAGAGTCGGCCTGATCCAGTGA
- a CDS encoding A24 family peptidase produces the protein MVQIVSFTTWLSVLLFLYAGWTDFRTWKIPNTLVLALITLYALRAVAVMLGSEDVGATLFAPTGIGGDVGAGLLMFALGVVLWALRMFGAGDAKLFLPIGLFVGWHGMLPFSIFLLVLGVATLLMLRLPVPLPFRHLAFFMRIEEIRASRKVPYGVVMVFAALLTLAVPSAESAASATSASRAPGVPALLLPV, from the coding sequence ATGGTACAAATAGTCAGCTTTACTACGTGGCTTTCCGTATTGCTTTTTCTTTATGCCGGGTGGACCGATTTCCGAACGTGGAAAATTCCCAACACACTCGTCCTCGCGCTCATAACCCTGTATGCGCTGCGCGCCGTGGCCGTGATGCTTGGCTCCGAGGATGTCGGCGCGACGCTGTTTGCCCCTACTGGGATCGGCGGCGATGTCGGTGCCGGCCTGCTGATGTTCGCGCTAGGTGTCGTGCTCTGGGCTTTACGGATGTTCGGCGCCGGTGACGCCAAGCTCTTCCTGCCGATCGGCCTTTTCGTCGGCTGGCACGGCATGCTGCCGTTTTCGATCTTTCTCCTCGTCCTCGGCGTCGCGACGCTGCTGATGCTGCGGCTGCCGGTGCCGCTGCCGTTTAGGCATCTCGCCTTTTTTATGCGCATCGAGGAAATCCGGGCGAGCCGCAAGGTACCGTATGGCGTCGTCATGGTCTTCGCGGCTCTCCTCACACTTGCTGTGCCCTCCGCAGAATCTGCCGCTTCGGCAACGTCCGCTTCCAGGGCACCAGGAGTTCCCGCACTACTGCTTCCGGTGTGA